A single region of the Gasterosteus aculeatus chromosome 1, fGasAcu3.hap1.1, whole genome shotgun sequence genome encodes:
- the p2ry6 gene encoding P2Y purinoceptor 3, with protein sequence MPLSFQTETLVSDSFPSDSFSTSAWPPETYAADGFVANVSVSGALRCTYKEDFKRILLPAVYTLVFLLGLPLNAAVILKIWRTRPKLSKSNVYMLNLAIADFLYVMSLPLLIYNYGSHDHWPFGEFTCKLVRFQFYSNLHGSILFLTCISVQRYVGICHPMAMWPRQGGIRLAWCICGGVWLVVVVLCAPTFHFAATGTQRNRTVCYDLSTPKSSLDYYPYGMALTCLGFLLPFIGVMVCYCRMACILCRPVTYRGVSMATGEKRDQAVRMIIVVATVFCISFLPFHFTKTVYLVVRTLPGAPCETRNLFSIIYKSTRPFASMNSFLDPILFYFTQPRYRRSTRRFVVRVTTRRDKGSSE encoded by the exons ATGCCACTCTCCTTCCAGACCGAAACTCTCGTCTCGGACTCCTTCCCTTCGGACTCCTTCTCCACCAGCGCATGGCCTCCAGAGACGTACGCGGCCGACGGCTTCGTGGCCAACGTCAGCGTGTCCGGCGCCCTTCGCTGCACCTACAAGGAGGACTTCAAACGCATACTACTACCTGCCGTGTACACGTTGGTCTTCCTGCTCGGGCTTCCTCTTAATGCTGCCGTCATACTGAAGATATGGAGGACTCGGCCCAAACTGTCCAAAAGCAACGTCTACATGCTCAACTTGGCCATAGCCGACTTCCTGTACGTGATGTCGCTTCCCTTGCTCATCTACAACTACGGCAGCCACGACCACTGGCCCTTTGGGGAGTTTACCTGCAAACTGGTCAGGTTTCAGTTCTACAG TAACCTGCACGGCagcatcctcttcctcacctgcaTTAGTGTGCAACGCTACGTGGGCATTTGCCATCCTATGGCCATGTGGCCCAGGCAAGGCGGTATCAGGTTGGCGTGGTGTATCTGCGGCGGGGTGTGGTTGGTGGTCGTCGTCCTGTGCGCGCCCACCTTTCACTTCGCCGCAACGGGAACCCAGCGGAACCGCACGGTGTGTTACGACTTGAGTACCCCCAAGAGTTCCTTGGACTACTACCCCTACGGCATGGCTCTGACCTGCCTCGGCTTCTTGCTGCCTTTCATCGGCGTGATGGTGTGCTACTGTCGGATGGCCTGCATCCTCTGCCGCCCGGTGACGTACCGGGgcgtctccatggcgaccgGGGAGAAGCGGGACCAGGCGGTGAGGATGATCATCGTGGTGGCCACAGTGTTCTGCATCAGCTTCCTGCCGTTTCACTTCACCAAGACCGTGTACCTGGTGGTGCGCACCCTGCCCGGGGCGCCCTGCGAGACCAGGAACCTGTTCTCCATCATCTACAAAAGCACCCGGCCGTTTGCCAGCATGAACAGCTTCCTGGACCCCATTCTCTTTTACTTCACCCAGCCGCGCTACCGCCGCAGCACCAGGCGGTTCGTGGTCAGAGTCACCACCCGCAGGGACAAGGGGAGCAGCGAGTGA